The following coding sequences lie in one Leptospira ryugenii genomic window:
- a CDS encoding SpoIIE family protein phosphatase: protein MPTKQLTLNLISDITSRINSTEDLDTLLSEIMGITRDVLDTEGSSLLLYDKEKDLLVFNTTSGLKEDSLSQLTVPRGKGIAGMVLDTLQPEIVNDAENDSRIYKDIDKKVGYHTRNLICVPMITQNEVQGVLEAVNTNDTRSFNQTDLKILKYLSNLAAIAVRNRILIDQLNLRANELNCLYQISQALSNIQNSEEFMDLAVKTISEVLQVDRVSLNFERLEQKGLPRSKSKGFSDVFYDDEVQSILYTDKDEWIYKGYKIVHSNSAHGLTLTHKGIFQHSLILLPILKNKQWLGSLVVSDKTSRTKFDEMDIKILRTLSNQVGEAYNALQVKIQSERLKNIDRDMQTAAMIQKHSLPIIPKHYSLLEFDTYYQASREIGGDFYDMVIHGKDEVSVIIADVSGKGTPAALFMELSKTILSQEVAKTTSTSEALQKTNEIIQDKSGFLMFVTAMLARINMSKKEITYSSAGHNMQLMYRKKHHKIQHLSGKGQPMGISNCEFSEHIVSYQPGDLLVLYTDGVTEAMNTREELFGEERLESAVLAHINDPPEVIRKAILQKVGEFIGDAEPHDDISLFIVRLN, encoded by the coding sequence ATGCCCACAAAACAGCTCACTTTAAATCTAATATCGGACATCACCAGTCGGATCAATTCGACTGAAGATTTGGATACTCTGCTTAGCGAAATCATGGGTATCACACGAGATGTATTGGATACTGAGGGTTCTTCGCTTTTATTGTACGACAAAGAAAAGGACTTACTCGTTTTTAATACGACTAGCGGGCTTAAAGAAGACTCTCTTTCTCAACTTACTGTCCCAAGAGGCAAAGGCATAGCCGGTATGGTTCTCGACACATTGCAACCTGAAATTGTAAATGATGCGGAGAATGATTCACGCATTTACAAAGACATTGATAAAAAAGTTGGTTACCATACTCGAAATCTAATTTGTGTCCCGATGATCACGCAGAATGAAGTGCAAGGTGTTCTAGAAGCTGTAAACACAAACGACACGCGGAGTTTTAATCAGACTGACCTTAAAATTCTAAAGTATCTTTCCAATCTTGCTGCCATTGCCGTTCGAAATCGAATCCTTATCGACCAGCTAAACTTGAGAGCCAATGAATTGAATTGCCTCTACCAAATTTCGCAGGCACTCTCAAACATACAAAATTCGGAAGAATTTATGGATCTTGCCGTAAAAACTATTTCAGAAGTCTTACAAGTCGATCGCGTATCGTTGAACTTTGAAAGATTAGAACAGAAAGGTCTACCCAGATCAAAATCAAAAGGCTTCTCAGATGTCTTCTATGATGATGAGGTTCAGTCAATTCTCTATACGGATAAAGATGAGTGGATCTATAAAGGATATAAAATTGTCCATTCCAATTCAGCACATGGTCTTACACTCACTCATAAAGGGATATTCCAACATAGCCTAATCCTTTTGCCGATTTTAAAAAATAAACAATGGCTTGGTTCTCTTGTCGTTTCAGATAAAACTTCTCGTACAAAGTTTGATGAGATGGACATCAAAATTTTACGGACTTTATCAAATCAAGTCGGTGAGGCTTATAATGCACTCCAAGTTAAAATACAAAGTGAACGATTAAAAAACATAGACCGGGATATGCAAACGGCAGCAATGATCCAAAAACATTCTTTGCCTATTATCCCAAAACATTATTCTCTTCTTGAATTTGATACCTATTACCAGGCATCCAGAGAGATTGGTGGGGACTTTTATGATATGGTCATTCACGGAAAAGATGAGGTATCCGTCATCATTGCGGATGTATCAGGCAAAGGAACACCAGCTGCATTGTTTATGGAACTATCGAAAACTATCCTCTCCCAAGAGGTTGCGAAAACTACTTCTACAAGCGAAGCGCTACAAAAAACAAATGAAATCATCCAAGACAAATCTGGATTTTTAATGTTTGTTACAGCAATGCTTGCACGGATCAATATGTCCAAAAAAGAAATTACCTATTCGTCTGCCGGTCACAATATGCAGTTGATGTATAGAAAGAAACACCATAAAATCCAACACCTTTCGGGCAAAGGCCAACCGATGGGCATTAGCAATTGCGAATTTTCAGAACATATTGTTTCTTACCAACCAGGTGATCTTTTAGTGCTTTATACAGACGGGGTAACAGAAGCCATGAATACACGAGAAGAGTTATTTGGTGAAGAGCGTCTTGAATCCGCAGTGCTAGCCCACATCAATGACCCTCCCGAAGTGATCCGTAAGGCAATTTTACAAAAAGTTGGCGAGTTCATTGGTGATGCAGAACCGCACGATGATATCTCTCTTTTCATCGTACGTCTCAATTAA
- a CDS encoding alpha/beta fold hydrolase has translation MSEIRKSFEWKNHRLTYSSYPSSNPKSKEKIVLIGGWCSAAGYWGLNIPFFQKWGEVIELDLVGHYPAEILDQSQKLTLMEFLETQAEAVWAAAGTSQITLVGHSTGGMAVLALSALYPTRIKQSISIAPYIHGPVRGPLKLGVLGLRTNLGGIFDFGFKVGRNFPNALQMGFSYGVYDSSEFHDREDIKSFLEIYQKQFDKIEPRNMLLVLEMLDRADIRPLVFGNEVPILLLRGDEDPVVPGKDIEEVERSTPNIQAVHFAECGHFVHMEKIELAEKVMSDFLSAKKQTKRTKG, from the coding sequence GTGTCAGAGATTAGAAAAAGTTTCGAATGGAAAAACCACAGACTCACGTATTCGAGCTATCCAAGTTCAAATCCAAAATCAAAAGAAAAAATAGTTTTGATCGGTGGGTGGTGTTCTGCAGCAGGTTACTGGGGGCTCAACATCCCATTTTTCCAAAAATGGGGGGAGGTCATTGAACTAGACTTAGTTGGTCATTACCCAGCAGAAATCTTAGACCAATCGCAAAAATTAACTCTTATGGAATTTTTGGAAACCCAAGCCGAGGCAGTTTGGGCCGCCGCTGGAACGAGCCAGATTACTTTAGTAGGCCATTCTACAGGTGGGATGGCAGTTCTTGCGCTTTCTGCCTTGTATCCAACGAGGATCAAACAAAGCATTTCGATAGCACCTTACATACATGGACCTGTTCGTGGGCCTTTGAAATTAGGTGTTTTGGGTTTGAGAACAAACCTAGGAGGGATCTTTGATTTTGGCTTTAAAGTAGGTCGAAATTTTCCGAACGCCCTACAGATGGGATTCTCTTACGGAGTATATGACTCAAGTGAATTCCATGACCGTGAGGATATAAAGTCATTTCTGGAGATTTATCAAAAACAATTTGATAAAATAGAGCCGAGGAATATGCTTCTAGTCTTAGAAATGTTAGACCGAGCTGATATTCGTCCCTTGGTGTTCGGGAATGAAGTCCCCATTTTACTTCTTAGAGGAGATGAAGATCCAGTCGTGCCCGGGAAGGACATAGAGGAAGTTGAGCGTTCTACCCCCAATATCCAAGCGGTTCACTTTGCTGAATGCGGACACTTTGTCCACATGGAAAAAATCGAATTGGCTGAGAAGGTGATGTCTGATTTTTTAAGTGCCAAAAAACAGACAAAACGTACGAAAGGCTAA
- a CDS encoding carbon-nitrogen hydrolase family protein: MTNLFKAAAIQVTSTARISNNLTTCRNWIEKAVKEGAKLIGLPENFSFMGHEDEKKNMIGEIEEQTKSFLEETSKELGIFLLGGGFPTDAGNGKVFNTAILYGPNGEPLFTYHKAHLFDAEVGDGIRYGESRSTESGKQIPKIAKTELGDISSGICYDIRFPELFRELSKEGCEICFLPAAFTVPTGEAHWEVLLRARAIENLMYVIAPGQTGVHDPQGRRRTYGNSLIIGPWGDLLAKANQEPGIVLAELNLEMLREKRKQFPALHHRRF, encoded by the coding sequence ATGACGAATCTATTTAAAGCTGCAGCAATACAAGTAACGAGTACGGCAAGGATATCCAATAACCTAACTACGTGTAGAAATTGGATCGAAAAAGCGGTTAAGGAAGGTGCCAAACTCATTGGTCTTCCTGAAAATTTTTCGTTTATGGGCCATGAGGACGAAAAGAAGAATATGATCGGAGAAATTGAGGAGCAAACAAAATCGTTTTTGGAGGAAACTTCCAAAGAATTGGGCATCTTTCTCTTGGGTGGTGGATTTCCTACCGATGCGGGCAATGGAAAGGTTTTCAACACTGCCATCCTCTATGGTCCAAATGGTGAGCCTCTTTTTACCTACCACAAAGCACACTTATTTGATGCCGAAGTAGGAGATGGGATTCGTTATGGAGAGTCTCGTTCCACAGAAAGTGGCAAACAAATACCAAAGATAGCAAAAACAGAATTGGGAGACATCTCATCGGGAATATGCTATGATATTCGGTTCCCAGAACTATTCCGCGAGCTGTCCAAAGAGGGATGCGAGATTTGTTTTTTACCCGCTGCCTTCACTGTTCCTACAGGCGAAGCTCATTGGGAGGTACTTCTCAGAGCACGTGCCATTGAAAATCTAATGTACGTAATCGCACCAGGCCAAACTGGAGTCCACGATCCACAGGGAAGAAGGCGAACCTATGGCAACTCTTTGATCATTGGTCCTTGGGGAGATCTCTTGGCAAAGGCTAACCAGGAACCTGGAATAGTTCTGGCAGAATTGAATTTGGAAATGCTCCGAGAGAAACGTAAACAATTCCCAGCCTTACACCACAGGCGATTCTAA
- the argB gene encoding acetylglutamate kinase, with amino-acid sequence MDHNSEKISHILEALPYLIKYSGKTIVIKYGGAAMVQEELRGSFAEDIVLLKYLGINPVVVHGGGPEINQLIQSLNLNTQFIRGHRVTDEPTMEVVEMVLTGKVNKQIVSLIQEKGGRPVGLSGKDGGLAIAEKYLMEFEDDTGHKQTLDLGLVGQVTEVNPQILYTLQAEGFIPIISPVAASKDGKTLNINADTMAGAIASALKAEKLILLTDTPGILIKGQLATGLNKQIIDGYIKSGDISGGMIPKVECCLEALKGGVKRTHIIDGRVAHSVLIEVLTNQGIGSLIE; translated from the coding sequence ATGGACCACAACTCTGAAAAAATTTCACATATCCTTGAGGCCTTGCCTTATTTAATCAAATACTCTGGAAAGACCATTGTCATCAAATATGGTGGTGCGGCAATGGTCCAAGAAGAGCTCCGTGGTTCTTTCGCTGAGGACATAGTTTTATTAAAATACTTAGGCATCAACCCTGTTGTTGTGCACGGTGGTGGTCCTGAAATCAACCAATTGATCCAATCCCTCAATCTTAACACCCAATTCATCCGAGGGCATAGGGTCACAGACGAACCAACCATGGAAGTCGTTGAAATGGTCCTTACTGGGAAAGTGAACAAACAGATTGTATCTTTGATCCAGGAGAAAGGCGGAAGGCCTGTTGGCCTATCTGGCAAGGACGGTGGTCTAGCCATAGCCGAGAAGTATCTAATGGAATTTGAGGATGATACAGGCCATAAACAAACTTTGGATTTAGGCCTCGTGGGCCAAGTCACAGAAGTGAACCCTCAAATCTTATATACCTTACAAGCGGAAGGATTCATACCCATCATATCGCCTGTAGCAGCTTCTAAAGATGGTAAAACCTTAAATATCAACGCAGACACAATGGCTGGTGCCATCGCTTCAGCCCTTAAGGCAGAGAAACTCATCTTACTTACTGACACTCCAGGCATACTCATCAAAGGCCAACTTGCCACAGGGCTCAACAAACAAATCATAGACGGCTATATCAAATCGGGCGATATCAGTGGCGGAATGATTCCCAAAGTGGAATGTTGCCTGGAAGCATTAAAAGGTGGAGTGAAAAGAACCCATATCATTGATGGCAGAGTAGCCCATTCTGTACTAATTGAGGTCTTGACAAACCAGGGAATTGGAAGTCTAATCGAATAA
- the alr gene encoding alanine racemase codes for MISSEVHLSQEALSHNLRLYRKLLGPETKITAVVKSNAYGHGLLPIAEMALEAGADLLGVNALEEAILLRNHFPNAIVLIMGSIPMLTERSHLLADERYWVMVSEIAEIEALCQLNPRPKIHLKLNTGMSRLGQSEPNWESFASELKKRSLLLDGIATHFASTEDFTEHSFSMRQLTKFQNGISIFAKYGYTNLLRHCASSASAMLFPEARMDMIRLGISMYGLWPSLETKLSLSMMGKDIGMLQPVLTWKTRIQHIQDLKAGEFVGYGSTFKTTYPTKLAVLPVGYYEGLDRKLSNNGYVLIKGERARILGRICMNMTMVEITHIPNVHIGDEVIVIGKSQDESVSADDHATWSGTINYEVVTSILDQFPRIKTK; via the coding sequence ATGATATCGTCAGAGGTTCATCTTTCCCAAGAAGCCCTAAGCCATAACCTACGATTGTATCGGAAATTATTAGGACCAGAGACAAAGATCACAGCAGTGGTCAAATCAAACGCCTACGGGCATGGTCTTTTGCCCATAGCGGAAATGGCACTGGAGGCAGGTGCTGATTTATTGGGAGTGAATGCCCTAGAAGAAGCTATCCTACTACGAAACCATTTCCCGAATGCTATTGTCCTCATCATGGGGAGCATCCCGATGTTGACAGAACGATCTCATCTTTTAGCAGATGAACGGTATTGGGTGATGGTTTCAGAAATTGCAGAGATAGAAGCGCTCTGCCAGTTGAACCCTAGACCAAAAATTCATTTGAAGTTGAACACAGGCATGTCCCGTTTAGGACAGTCTGAACCCAATTGGGAATCCTTCGCCTCGGAACTGAAAAAGAGATCTCTCTTGTTAGATGGCATCGCGACCCATTTTGCAAGCACTGAAGATTTTACAGAACATTCTTTTTCCATGCGGCAGCTAACTAAATTCCAGAACGGAATCTCAATATTTGCAAAATACGGATATACAAATCTCCTGAGGCATTGTGCTTCTTCTGCCTCTGCTATGTTGTTTCCAGAGGCCAGGATGGACATGATCCGTTTGGGCATTTCTATGTATGGGCTATGGCCAAGCCTCGAAACAAAATTATCCCTGTCAATGATGGGGAAAGACATTGGAATGTTACAACCTGTACTGACTTGGAAAACTAGAATCCAACATATACAAGACTTAAAGGCAGGTGAGTTTGTAGGGTACGGCTCTACATTCAAAACCACCTATCCCACAAAACTTGCTGTTCTACCCGTTGGTTACTATGAAGGATTGGACCGAAAATTGTCGAACAATGGCTATGTACTCATCAAAGGTGAACGTGCTCGTATCCTAGGTAGAATCTGCATGAATATGACAATGGTCGAAATCACTCATATCCCAAATGTACATATTGGTGACGAAGTCATAGTCATAGGAAAATCACAGGATGAATCAGTCAGCGCAGATGACCATGCAACATGGTCGGGTACAATCAACTATGAAGTTGTTACGTCAATTTTAGACCAATTCCCTCGCATTAAAACCAAATGA
- a CDS encoding aminotransferase class V-fold PLP-dependent enzyme, with product MSLLESLRRPFVQNPSWEEVRSLYPIQSDSIWFNFCGISPISSYARKVMDDFFEEYSKFGIYAPNFTEAKVKAEIRTLLAPILGCEAHQIGLVHNTSEGMNLYSHSINLPKGSRILVLENEYPSNVYPWEHWQSKGVDLTFVQLGTTPEEFSNLLEIEFKSGRVSLLSISPVHWCTGMPILMEDVARLCKKFNVRLVIDGSQSVGHQVSKLSEWNVEFAVFAAWKWLLGPLGLGIVYVSDSLSENFELIFKGAGSVKNDSQYLPYRKERKAAADQFEHSTANFNDWVYFLASLHMLNQITYPKVYERIYDISNQLQTMLRGLGYLLDSDFFPNHSTGIIAIRGRKNGEEFRPEELQLFLKTKKIFTVVRLGRLRIAPHIPVTEEHIERLERALREYGAR from the coding sequence ATGTCCCTTTTAGAAAGCCTCCGTCGTCCATTTGTGCAAAATCCCAGTTGGGAAGAGGTTCGCTCACTCTATCCCATCCAGTCAGATTCAATTTGGTTTAATTTTTGTGGGATTTCACCCATTTCTTCTTATGCAAGAAAGGTCATGGATGATTTTTTTGAAGAGTATTCAAAATTCGGAATCTATGCTCCAAATTTCACAGAGGCAAAGGTAAAGGCAGAAATTAGAACCCTACTAGCACCTATCTTGGGTTGCGAGGCTCACCAAATTGGCTTGGTTCACAATACTTCTGAAGGGATGAATCTCTACTCCCATAGTATCAACCTTCCGAAAGGCTCGCGCATTCTCGTATTGGAAAATGAATATCCTAGTAATGTATATCCTTGGGAGCATTGGCAAAGCAAGGGTGTTGATTTAACATTTGTTCAGCTAGGGACAACGCCAGAAGAATTTTCAAATCTATTGGAAATTGAGTTTAAATCGGGTAGAGTTTCCTTACTTTCCATTTCCCCAGTCCACTGGTGCACTGGTATGCCGATTTTGATGGAAGACGTTGCTAGGCTATGTAAAAAATTCAATGTTCGTCTAGTGATTGATGGCTCCCAAAGTGTAGGACACCAAGTTTCCAAACTTTCAGAGTGGAATGTAGAATTTGCCGTGTTTGCTGCCTGGAAATGGTTATTGGGTCCCTTGGGTCTTGGTATAGTGTATGTTTCCGATTCCTTGAGTGAAAATTTTGAACTTATTTTTAAAGGTGCAGGGAGTGTGAAAAATGACTCGCAGTATTTACCTTATCGCAAAGAAAGAAAAGCTGCTGCAGATCAGTTTGAACATAGTACTGCCAATTTTAATGATTGGGTATATTTTTTAGCTTCTTTACACATGCTAAACCAAATTACCTACCCAAAGGTTTACGAAAGAATTTATGATATTTCCAATCAACTCCAAACCATGTTGCGAGGATTGGGTTATCTTTTGGATTCAGATTTTTTTCCAAACCACTCGACTGGTATCATCGCAATTCGAGGGAGAAAAAATGGTGAAGAATTCCGTCCAGAAGAACTGCAACTGTTTCTAAAAACAAAAAAGATTTTTACTGTTGTTCGTCTCGGTAGATTGAGAATTGCACCTCATATTCCAGTAACAGAGGAACACATTGAACGCTTGGAAAGGGCACTTCGCGAGTACGGTGCTAGATAA